In the genome of Cryptomeria japonica chromosome 8, Sugi_1.0, whole genome shotgun sequence, one region contains:
- the LOC131074179 gene encoding uncharacterized protein LOC131074179 isoform X1 has translation MKNIGIRALNCSPKSKIKLSIYKRILSRIILKGRRERNLNLLYARLKAILPRSTKYLWLMQVTEDDSRSKEFLDHKSCNSSALMVETSDLPKGSLQGFVPCKLEATETSGKLYLHAAEKSE, from the exons ATGAAGAATATAGGTATTAGAGCTTTAAACTGCTCGCCAAAAAGCAAAATAAAACTCTCTATATACAAAAGGATTCTCAGCCGGATTATTCTcaaaggaagaagagagaggaattTGAACTTGCTGTATGCAAGGTTAAAAGCAATACTGCCAAGATCTACAAAG TATCTATGGCTTATGCAGGTCACAGAGGATGATTCAAGATCTAAAGAGTTTTTGGATCACAAAAGCTGCAACAGTTCAGCTTTAATGGTTGAGACCAGTGACCTGCCAAAAGGGTCTCTCCAG GGTTTTGTACCTTGCAAGCTGGAAGCGACTGAAACTAGTGGAAAGCTGTACCTTCATGCTGCTGAGAAATCAGAATGA
- the LOC131074179 gene encoding uncharacterized protein LOC131074179 isoform X2, with product MKNIGIRALNCSPKSKIKLSIYKRILSRIILKGRRERNLNLLYARLKAILPRSTKVTEDDSRSKEFLDHKSCNSSALMVETSDLPKGSLQGFVPCKLEATETSGKLYLHAAEKSE from the exons ATGAAGAATATAGGTATTAGAGCTTTAAACTGCTCGCCAAAAAGCAAAATAAAACTCTCTATATACAAAAGGATTCTCAGCCGGATTATTCTcaaaggaagaagagagaggaattTGAACTTGCTGTATGCAAGGTTAAAAGCAATACTGCCAAGATCTACAAAG GTCACAGAGGATGATTCAAGATCTAAAGAGTTTTTGGATCACAAAAGCTGCAACAGTTCAGCTTTAATGGTTGAGACCAGTGACCTGCCAAAAGGGTCTCTCCAG GGTTTTGTACCTTGCAAGCTGGAAGCGACTGAAACTAGTGGAAAGCTGTACCTTCATGCTGCTGAGAAATCAGAATGA